From Acidimicrobiales bacterium, the proteins below share one genomic window:
- a CDS encoding RNA polymerase sigma factor, whose protein sequence is MDRAVATLEAAVRGGNASLARRQLGELRDDADHDAALDALARSSADGSVLAVELLVEAVDRFGAARRAVRRFLVDEAAVDDVTQDTLITVARSITSFRGEAKFTTWLHQIARNRSVDHLRRARAADPLDDHHDPHPGTVAARMSSLVASRAAVQQLLAELPERYRDAVLLRDVEHLPYAEVATRLGRNVNTVKSHVARGRALLAAMLVDRGLDS, encoded by the coding sequence ATGGACCGGGCAGTTGCGACGTTGGAGGCCGCGGTGCGAGGCGGCAACGCCTCGCTGGCGCGCCGCCAGCTGGGGGAGCTGCGCGACGACGCCGATCACGACGCCGCCCTCGACGCTCTCGCCCGGTCGTCGGCCGACGGGTCGGTGCTGGCGGTCGAGCTGCTGGTCGAGGCCGTCGACCGCTTCGGCGCCGCCCGCCGGGCCGTGCGGCGGTTCCTGGTCGACGAGGCCGCCGTCGACGACGTCACCCAGGACACGCTCATCACCGTCGCCCGGTCGATCACGTCGTTCCGGGGCGAGGCCAAGTTCACGACGTGGCTGCACCAGATCGCCCGCAACCGCTCGGTCGACCACCTGCGCCGGGCCCGGGCGGCCGATCCGCTCGACGATCACCACGACCCCCATCCGGGTACGGTCGCCGCCCGTATGAGCTCGCTCGTCGCATCCCGTGCCGCGGTCCAGCAGCTGCTGGCCGAGCTGCCCGAGCGCTACCGCGACGCCGTGCTGCTGCGCGACGTCGAGCACCTGCCCTACGCCGAGGTCGCCACCCGCCTGGGCCGCAACGTGAACACGGTGAAGTCGCACGTCGCCCGGGGCCGGGCCCTGCTGGCCGCCATGCTCGTGGACCGGGGTCTCGACTCGTGA